One window of the Chloroflexia bacterium SDU3-3 genome contains the following:
- a CDS encoding DUF1444 family protein, which translates to MEADDVIGVMDAEQFATYLEKRLTLFDEIVPLYREGMQMRLSVADEPVECDLQPFFEAYQKRPELLDAIVQTLVRVIQGEQRPSGESDYTTLADRIFPMLKRVDLLVGVRERNLPMLAYRDFLADLIITYVVEEQGGVTYINEEHLERWDVNVQDLHEQAVENLRRRTGEISAVSSGQAEQRLFIFNSGDGYDATRMLLFDLLESWAQHTPGNLVIGIPNRDFLIAFSDADPDILSNIAIQIQSDSAQRQHGLTDQLFTLSGGQVRAYEWE; encoded by the coding sequence ATGGAAGCAGATGATGTGATTGGCGTGATGGACGCCGAGCAGTTTGCCACCTACCTAGAGAAGCGGCTGACGCTTTTCGACGAGATTGTGCCGCTCTACCGCGAGGGTATGCAGATGCGGCTGAGCGTGGCCGATGAGCCGGTGGAGTGCGATCTGCAGCCCTTCTTTGAGGCCTACCAGAAGCGCCCCGAGCTGCTGGATGCGATCGTGCAGACGCTGGTGCGCGTGATCCAGGGCGAGCAGCGCCCATCGGGCGAGAGCGACTACACCACGCTGGCCGACCGCATCTTCCCTATGCTCAAGCGCGTCGATCTGCTGGTGGGGGTGCGCGAGCGCAACCTGCCCATGCTGGCCTACCGCGATTTCCTCGCCGACTTGATCATCACCTACGTGGTCGAGGAGCAGGGCGGCGTCACCTATATCAACGAGGAGCACCTGGAGCGCTGGGATGTGAACGTGCAGGATCTGCACGAGCAGGCGGTGGAGAACCTGCGCCGCCGCACAGGCGAGATCAGCGCGGTCAGCAGCGGCCAGGCCGAGCAGCGCCTGTTCATCTTCAACAGCGGGGATGGCTACGACGCCACCCGGATGCTGCTGTTCGACCTGCTGGAGAGCTGGGCGCAGCACACCCCCGGTAATTTGGTGATCGGCATCCCCAACCGCGATTTCCTGATCGCCTTCAGCGACGCCGACCCCGACATCTTGAGCAATATCGCCATCCAGATCCAGTCGGATTCCGCCCAGCGCCAGCACGGCCTGACCGATCAGCTCTTCACGCTTTCGGGCGGGCAGGTGCGCGCATACGAGTGGGAGTAG
- the purL gene encoding phosphoribosylformylglycinamidine synthase subunit PurL: protein MAQFLVTVRSRLSSAAPHQLYLIDADMDAATIQRFTAELLHDPVVQDAAVSPLGALDDLALPEGAWGIEVAYLPGVTDNEAESIRIGAERLGLPVPHVVRTLRRHLAASPDAQAEAVLREVCNPLVQTAITLRGGADVLAQRAAFYTHLLQTPADTTPHIARVDMLDADDEELLRISREGILALDLEEMRAIQAFFRAEGRQPTDGELETLAQTWSEHCSHKTFKAKVRYRSAGDSSLPADAQRYPALAQLAQPGEVAIDSLIKTFLIKSTNEILASHTDPWVLSVFVDNAGIVAFGPDHEVSIKVETHNHPSALEPFGGANTGVGGVIRDVLGVSAKPIANTDVLCFGPLDLPEADLTSGVLHPRTIASGVVAGVRDYGNKLGIPTVNGAVLYEEGYTANPLVFCGTVGLAPRGSNPHHLQPGDAVVVLGGRTGRDGIHGATFSSVELTHTTAQDVGSAVQIGDPITEKKVLDVLLQARDRGLYSAITDCGAGGLSSAVGEMGAETGVRVILDDVPLKYAGLQPWEIWLSEAQERMVISVPQPHLPELLALCEAEDVEATVIGEFTGDGRLTVLHRGATVVDMAMAFVHDGRPQRQLAAEWAAPAAPAAAPAPADPTQELKRLLAHPNIASKEPIIRTYDHEVGGRTVVKPLVGVERSGPGDAAVLRPLPTSPEGFALASGINPRYGEVDPYWMALAVVDEALRNVVAVGGDPRRAAVLDNFCWGDPRLTDRMAGLVRAVAGCYDAALAYGTPFISGKDSLNNEYRGADGARHAIPPTLLITALAHVPDVAKSVTMDVKEAGNRIYAVGLTKDERLGAHSPAASGLPKVDLATAPALLAALHQAIQAGLVRSCHDLSEGGLAVAAAEMSFAGGLGLALDLAKAPASGPLAGEALLFSESPTRFLVEVRPQDAAAFEAALAGLPAADIGEVTAAGELRIAHGAAPLVQASITELQAAWQGTQVV, encoded by the coding sequence ATGGCCCAATTCCTCGTCACCGTGCGCTCGCGACTTTCGAGCGCTGCCCCGCACCAACTCTATCTGATCGATGCCGATATGGACGCCGCGACCATCCAGCGGTTTACCGCCGAGCTGCTGCACGACCCAGTGGTGCAGGATGCCGCGGTGTCGCCGCTGGGCGCGCTTGACGATCTGGCGCTGCCCGAGGGCGCGTGGGGGATCGAGGTCGCCTACCTGCCCGGTGTGACCGACAACGAGGCCGAGAGCATCCGCATCGGCGCCGAGCGCCTTGGCCTGCCCGTGCCGCACGTGGTCCGCACGCTGCGCCGCCACCTCGCCGCCAGCCCCGACGCCCAGGCCGAGGCCGTGCTGCGCGAGGTCTGCAACCCGCTGGTGCAGACCGCCATCACCCTGCGCGGCGGCGCGGATGTGCTGGCCCAGCGCGCCGCGTTCTACACCCACCTGCTGCAGACGCCTGCCGACACCACGCCGCACATCGCCCGCGTGGACATGCTGGACGCGGACGACGAGGAGCTGCTGCGGATCAGCCGCGAGGGCATTCTGGCGCTGGATCTTGAGGAGATGCGCGCCATCCAGGCCTTCTTCCGCGCCGAGGGTCGCCAGCCCACCGACGGCGAGCTGGAGACGCTGGCCCAGACATGGAGCGAGCACTGCTCGCACAAGACCTTCAAGGCCAAGGTGCGCTACCGCTCGGCGGGCGACAGCTCGCTGCCCGCCGACGCGCAGCGCTATCCGGCGCTGGCCCAGCTGGCCCAGCCTGGCGAGGTGGCGATCGACAGCCTGATCAAAACCTTCCTGATCAAGTCCACCAACGAGATCCTGGCCAGCCACACCGACCCGTGGGTTCTCTCGGTGTTTGTGGACAACGCAGGCATTGTGGCGTTTGGCCCCGACCACGAGGTCTCGATCAAGGTCGAGACCCACAACCACCCCTCGGCGCTTGAGCCGTTCGGTGGCGCGAACACCGGCGTGGGCGGCGTGATCCGCGACGTGCTGGGGGTGTCGGCCAAGCCGATCGCCAACACCGACGTGCTGTGCTTCGGCCCGCTGGACCTGCCCGAGGCCGACCTGACCAGCGGCGTGCTGCACCCGCGCACCATCGCGTCGGGCGTGGTGGCGGGCGTGCGCGACTACGGCAACAAGCTGGGCATCCCCACCGTGAACGGCGCGGTGCTGTACGAGGAGGGCTACACTGCCAACCCGCTGGTGTTCTGCGGCACCGTGGGCCTCGCGCCGCGCGGCAGCAACCCCCACCACCTCCAGCCCGGCGACGCCGTGGTGGTGCTGGGCGGCCGCACTGGCCGCGACGGCATCCACGGCGCGACCTTCTCGTCGGTGGAGCTGACCCACACCACCGCCCAGGATGTGGGCAGCGCGGTGCAGATCGGCGACCCGATCACCGAAAAGAAGGTGCTAGATGTGCTGCTGCAGGCCCGCGACCGTGGCCTCTACAGCGCGATCACCGACTGCGGCGCGGGCGGCCTTTCCTCCGCCGTGGGCGAGATGGGGGCCGAGACCGGCGTGCGCGTGATCTTGGACGATGTGCCGCTGAAATACGCTGGCCTGCAGCCCTGGGAGATCTGGCTCTCCGAGGCCCAGGAGCGCATGGTCATCTCGGTGCCGCAGCCGCACCTGCCCGAGCTGCTGGCGCTCTGCGAGGCCGAGGATGTCGAGGCCACCGTGATCGGCGAGTTCACCGGCGATGGCCGCCTGACGGTGCTGCATCGCGGCGCGACCGTGGTGGACATGGCCATGGCCTTCGTGCACGATGGCCGCCCGCAGCGCCAGCTGGCCGCCGAGTGGGCCGCGCCCGCCGCGCCCGCTGCCGCGCCAGCGCCCGCCGACCCCACCCAAGAGCTGAAGCGCCTGCTGGCCCACCCCAATATCGCATCCAAGGAGCCGATCATCCGCACCTACGACCACGAGGTCGGCGGGCGCACCGTGGTGAAGCCCCTGGTGGGCGTCGAGCGATCTGGCCCCGGCGACGCGGCGGTGCTGCGGCCACTGCCCACCAGCCCCGAGGGCTTCGCGCTGGCCAGCGGCATCAACCCGCGCTACGGCGAGGTAGACCCCTACTGGATGGCGCTGGCCGTGGTGGATGAGGCGCTGCGCAACGTGGTGGCCGTGGGCGGCGACCCGCGTCGCGCCGCCGTGCTCGACAACTTCTGCTGGGGCGACCCGCGCCTGACCGACCGGATGGCCGGGCTGGTGCGCGCCGTGGCGGGCTGCTACGACGCCGCGCTGGCCTACGGCACGCCCTTCATCTCCGGCAAGGACTCGCTGAACAACGAGTACCGCGGCGCAGATGGCGCGCGCCACGCCATCCCGCCCACGCTGCTGATCACCGCCCTAGCCCATGTGCCCGACGTGGCCAAGTCGGTGACGATGGATGTGAAGGAGGCGGGCAACCGCATCTACGCGGTGGGCCTCACCAAGGATGAGCGGCTGGGCGCGCATAGCCCGGCGGCATCCGGCCTGCCCAAGGTCGATCTGGCCACCGCACCCGCGCTGCTGGCTGCGCTCCACCAGGCCATCCAGGCCGGTCTGGTGCGCTCCTGCCACGATCTGAGCGAGGGCGGCCTAGCCGTGGCCGCCGCCGAGATGTCCTTCGCTGGTGGCCTCGGCCTAGCGCTTGATCTGGCCAAGGCCCCGGCCAGCGGCCCGCTGGCGGGCGAGGCGCTGCTGTTCTCCGAGTCGCCCACGCGCTTCCTGGTGGAGGTGCGCCCGCAGGACGCCGCCGCCTTCGAGGCCGCGCTGGCTGGCCTGCCCGCCGCCGACATCGGCGAGGTCACCGCCGCTGGCGAGCTGCGGATCGCCCACGGTGCCGCGCCGCTGGTGCAGGCCTCGATCACCGAGCTTCAGGCCGCCTGGCAGGGCACCCAGGTCGTCTAG
- a CDS encoding O-methyltransferase has translation MRDDITNIAIEDYLQDLMPERPAAFAELERRARTRGLPLVGPVEGQFLYLIAKSMGAREALEIGTATGYAAMWLLRAIAPLGGRLDAIERKPERIQLAREMIGAAGYGEHFSIHEGEWFQQLRLLAGPYDLIFLDILRNLTDEVEILQALDMCIPLIRPGGMLIVDNVLCNALVLEEEDAAPTVRGIQQFNRAIMQHPELESVIIPVRDGVALCRKLG, from the coding sequence ATGCGCGACGACATCACCAACATCGCGATCGAGGATTACCTGCAGGATCTCATGCCCGAGCGCCCAGCCGCCTTTGCCGAGCTTGAGCGCCGCGCGCGCACCCGTGGGCTGCCGCTAGTCGGCCCGGTCGAGGGGCAGTTTCTGTACCTGATCGCCAAGAGCATGGGCGCTCGCGAGGCGCTGGAGATCGGCACCGCCACTGGCTACGCCGCCATGTGGCTGCTGCGCGCCATCGCGCCCTTGGGCGGCAGGCTCGACGCGATCGAGCGCAAGCCCGAGCGCATCCAGCTGGCCCGCGAGATGATCGGCGCGGCAGGCTACGGCGAGCACTTCTCCATCCACGAGGGCGAGTGGTTCCAGCAGCTACGCCTGCTGGCCGGGCCATACGACCTGATCTTCCTGGACATCCTGCGTAACCTGACCGACGAGGTCGAGATCCTGCAGGCGCTGGACATGTGCATCCCGCTCATCCGCCCCGGCGGCATGCTGATCGTGGACAATGTGCTGTGCAACGCGCTGGTGCTGGAGGAGGAAGATGCGGCCCCCACGGTGCGCGGTATCCAGCAGTTCAACCGCGCGATCATGCAGCACCCCGAGCTTGAGTCGGTGATCATCCCCGTGCGCGACGGCGTGGCGCTCTGCCGCAAGCTCGGCTGA
- a CDS encoding SpoIIE family protein phosphatase — MPSQSDSQRRMTELTTLNALSQVLNQAEDVRDALEASLRHVVDMMQLNTGWIFLRDEHSIFRLVARYGLPPAIDYPGPAWNDSCDCQDMCNDGKLTKAVNMVRCSRLRYAIGDKRGLYQHASVPLLLGNELLGILNVATTEFGRFNPAQLQLLSTVGMMLGIAITRMRLNEQVKIRRVQEQAIILQLSQDLLESDAIGSALHRIARVGARLLEIEACAFVVADEAAGVARLVAAHGWRFLPASGLPAALDEQNPHLWYLPEKSHSLHEDALESLPKMLSAQKFRSHLSKDVSIGGVVVGQLMVNTRSHRSFSQDDEQLLAMLAAQAAQALERERLQQESNERQRLEQELDLASDIQASFLPERNPNVPGFEIAAFYRAARQVGGDFYDFIALERASETPSGPRARWGKPSASQPLDGRLGVVIADVTGKGVPAALFMVLSRTLLRASALSGRSPEDVLHFANRMLLEDARTGLFVTAFYGIIDPPSGVLSFASGGHCYPVLFRAASGRAQLLEAQGIVLGVVQEPRFEQRSIRLDYGDVLVLYTDGVTEAMNSRRQLFEDERLAQVLEAYHHLPPQQIVERITAAVSAFAGSTPQTDDITMIVIKRQPPSA; from the coding sequence ATGCCTTCGCAAAGTGACTCGCAGCGCCGGATGACCGAACTGACCACGCTCAACGCACTCTCGCAGGTGCTGAATCAGGCCGAGGATGTGCGCGACGCGCTTGAGGCGTCGCTGCGCCATGTGGTCGATATGATGCAGCTGAACACCGGCTGGATCTTCCTGCGCGACGAGCACAGCATCTTCCGCCTAGTGGCCCGCTATGGGCTGCCGCCCGCGATCGACTACCCCGGCCCGGCCTGGAACGACTCGTGCGACTGCCAGGACATGTGCAACGACGGCAAGCTGACCAAGGCCGTGAACATGGTGCGGTGCAGCCGCCTGCGCTACGCGATCGGCGACAAGCGCGGGCTGTACCAGCACGCCTCGGTGCCGCTGCTGCTGGGCAACGAGCTGCTGGGCATCCTGAACGTGGCCACCACCGAGTTTGGCCGCTTCAACCCTGCCCAGCTGCAGCTGCTCTCCACCGTGGGCATGATGCTGGGGATCGCGATCACGCGCATGCGGCTCAACGAGCAGGTGAAGATCCGCCGCGTGCAGGAGCAGGCGATCATCCTGCAGCTCTCGCAGGATCTGCTGGAGTCGGACGCGATCGGATCGGCGCTGCACCGGATCGCGCGGGTGGGCGCGCGGCTGCTGGAGATCGAGGCCTGCGCCTTTGTGGTGGCCGACGAGGCTGCTGGTGTGGCACGGCTGGTGGCGGCGCACGGCTGGCGGTTCCTGCCCGCCAGCGGGCTGCCCGCCGCGCTGGATGAGCAGAACCCGCACCTGTGGTACCTGCCCGAGAAGAGCCACAGCCTGCACGAGGATGCGCTGGAGAGCCTGCCCAAGATGCTGTCGGCCCAGAAGTTCCGCAGCCACCTCTCCAAGGATGTAAGCATCGGCGGCGTGGTGGTGGGGCAGCTGATGGTCAACACTCGCAGCCACCGCAGCTTCAGCCAGGATGACGAGCAGCTGCTGGCCATGCTGGCTGCGCAGGCGGCGCAGGCGCTAGAGCGCGAGCGGCTGCAGCAGGAGTCGAACGAGCGGCAGCGGCTGGAGCAGGAGCTCGATCTGGCCAGCGATATCCAGGCCAGCTTCCTGCCCGAGCGCAACCCCAACGTGCCTGGGTTCGAGATCGCGGCGTTCTACCGCGCCGCGCGGCAGGTGGGCGGCGACTTCTACGACTTTATCGCGCTGGAGCGGGCCTCCGAGACGCCCAGCGGGCCACGCGCGCGCTGGGGCAAGCCCAGCGCCAGCCAGCCGCTGGATGGGCGACTGGGCGTGGTGATCGCCGACGTGACTGGCAAGGGCGTGCCCGCCGCGCTGTTCATGGTGCTCTCGCGCACGCTGCTACGGGCCAGCGCGCTGAGCGGGCGCAGCCCCGAGGATGTGCTGCACTTCGCCAACCGCATGCTGCTGGAGGATGCGCGCACGGGCCTGTTTGTCACCGCCTTCTACGGCATCATCGACCCGCCGAGCGGCGTGCTGAGCTTCGCCAGCGGCGGGCACTGCTACCCGGTGCTGTTCCGCGCGGCCAGCGGGCGCGCCCAGCTGCTAGAGGCGCAGGGGATCGTGCTGGGGGTGGTGCAGGAGCCGCGCTTCGAGCAGCGCAGCATCCGGCTAGACTACGGCGACGTGCTGGTGCTCTACACCGACGGCGTGACCGAGGCCATGAACTCGCGCCGCCAGCTGTTCGAGGATGAGCGGCTGGCCCAGGTGCTGGAGGCCTACCACCACCTGCCGCCGCAGCAGATCGTCGAGCGGATCACGGCGGCGGTCAGCGCCTTCGCGGGCAGCACGCCCCAGACCGATGACATCACCATGATCGTGATCAAGCGGCAGCCGCCCAGCGCCTAG
- a CDS encoding transcriptional repressor, with the protein MNWVDRVLASLSASGHRVTGPRRAILERISQYTQPFTAEQLWIDIGAQPAADCVIGRATVYRTVDLLVEASWLARVHWSRNKETAAEAEHAYVPVEQGHQHHLVCKSCGQVIAFEGCDIDALLGGLAKRLNFRIEGHWLEAYGLCQLCQRQARA; encoded by the coding sequence ATGAACTGGGTTGATCGAGTGCTCGCATCGCTAAGCGCCAGCGGCCACCGCGTGACTGGGCCGCGCCGCGCGATCCTAGAGCGCATCAGCCAGTACACCCAGCCCTTCACCGCCGAGCAGCTCTGGATCGACATCGGCGCGCAGCCCGCCGCCGACTGCGTGATCGGGCGGGCCACCGTGTACCGCACGGTCGACCTGCTGGTCGAGGCCAGCTGGCTGGCCCGCGTGCACTGGAGCCGCAACAAAGAGACCGCCGCCGAGGCCGAGCACGCCTATGTGCCGGTGGAGCAAGGCCACCAGCACCACCTGGTGTGCAAGAGCTGCGGCCAGGTGATCGCCTTCGAGGGCTGCGACATCGATGCGCTGCTGGGCGGCCTGGCCAAGCGCCTCAACTTCCGCATCGAGGGCCACTGGCTGGAGGCCTACGGCCTCTGCCAGCTCTGCCAGCGACAGGCCCGCGCCTAG
- a CDS encoding STAS domain-containing protein → MEHFFLSIRSSNNETVIRGRLLKGGAIIVALTVIIVALVVISRPQRQSIGILTPIFLLEIAICALTFAMAHYGAVNPGGFLLCITLIVANVVISWVLRQVNPLYGLTSDVHLFPILISGMVIGSSAVPIFGLMPVFALLLLYVMGENIQTQISPTIIITMAAGMFWLIVRTLERSLHDARAKTAEAQTAQRNLEQQQQALLEANQSLSSNNEQINKLFSLVNDLETPLIPVLDGVLVLPLVGHIDAQRTSRISSMVLHQMYSQRAHTLIVDLTGVTMVDGAVVEWIDQLGHGIRLIGARTLVTGMRAEMAYTMAMEDVGTEGIRAVGRLQDGIRMVLRGA, encoded by the coding sequence ATGGAACACTTCTTTCTGTCGATTCGGTCGAGCAACAACGAGACCGTCATACGAGGGCGGCTGCTCAAAGGCGGGGCGATCATTGTCGCGCTCACCGTGATCATTGTCGCGCTCGTGGTGATCAGCAGGCCCCAGAGGCAATCGATCGGCATCCTGACTCCGATCTTCCTGCTCGAGATCGCGATCTGCGCGCTCACCTTTGCTATGGCTCACTATGGCGCAGTCAACCCCGGCGGGTTCCTGCTCTGCATTACGCTGATTGTAGCCAACGTGGTCATCTCCTGGGTGCTGCGCCAGGTCAACCCGCTGTATGGCCTCACCTCGGATGTGCACCTCTTTCCCATCCTAATCTCGGGCATGGTCATCGGCAGCTCAGCCGTACCTATCTTCGGCCTGATGCCAGTGTTCGCGCTGCTGCTGCTCTACGTGATGGGCGAGAACATCCAGACCCAGATCAGCCCCACCATCATCATCACGATGGCGGCTGGCATGTTCTGGCTGATCGTGCGCACGCTTGAGCGCTCGCTCCACGACGCCCGCGCCAAAACCGCCGAGGCGCAGACCGCCCAGCGCAACCTTGAGCAGCAGCAGCAGGCCCTGCTTGAGGCCAACCAGAGCCTCTCCAGCAACAACGAGCAGATCAACAAGCTCTTCAGCCTCGTCAACGATCTGGAGACCCCGCTCATCCCGGTGCTCGACGGGGTGCTGGTGCTGCCGCTGGTGGGGCATATCGACGCGCAGCGCACCAGCCGCATCAGCAGCATGGTGCTGCACCAGATGTACAGCCAGCGCGCCCACACGCTGATCGTCGATCTGACTGGCGTAACGATGGTGGATGGCGCGGTGGTGGAGTGGATCGACCAGCTGGGGCACGGCATCCGCCTGATCGGGGCACGCACGCTCGTCACCGGCATGCGCGCCGAGATGGCCTACACCATGGCCATGGAGGATGTGGGCACCGAGGGCATTCGCGCCGTCGGGCGGCTGCAAGATGGCATCCGCATGGTGCTGCGCGGGGCCTAG